The Vitis vinifera cultivar Pinot Noir 40024 chromosome 16, ASM3070453v1 DNA segment attgctaacttctacacaagctcaatattttctcaaggttgGGAGACAATATAATGTAGCAACTTGGTGAAATCATGACTACCtaatagccttatgtcatgactcatcgtataggtcatgtccaatgtgtaaaccatacacactagtgtactcactATGGGAACTCTATCTCAATGACAAAGAATAGTCATCACTCTAATTAGGAGATGGTGTACTATAGTCTCAAATATATTGCCTAATTCCATGAACTGACTATAAACAAATCATTTACTTGTAAGaaccatgacttggatcttttgtgcaactcctagtACACCTAAGTCATGcacaatgcaagagatgctAAGCTAGAATTCTCATTAAGTATAAtccatggaataaggatagataaaagtgaaactaaaatattattaaatgaataaaaaattacaaaacaattagataatgtcatgcttttaagagtTCTATCATAATAGGAAGCATAGTagtgttttttatattatgtggGAATGATGTGGGGTTATTTTCATCAATCAAGATCTGGTTATCTACTTAGTTCTGGTTGAAAGATTTGGATAAGGTGCAATATATTCTTGAGATTAAGGTTCTTAGGGActacaagaataggaaaattgcaCTATCTTAAGCCACCTATATTGACAAGTTTTTGGTTATGTGATACGGGATTGTAAGAAAGGTCTCCTACCTTTTAGGAATGGAGTGTCTCTTTCTCAGGATTAGTGTCCTAATACATATGAGGAGAAAAATCTCTTGAAAATAAAGTACCTTATGCCTCTATGGTGGGTAGCCTTATGTATGTGATGCTATGTACTAAACTAGATATTAACTTTTCTACATGGATAGTGAGTAGATATCAACCCAATCTAGGACTAGAGCATTGGACGACAATTAAGCATATACTTACGTATCTTCAGAGAATGAGAGATTATATGTTGGTATATCATTTTAATGAGTTGATACCCTTTTAATACACGAATTTGGACTTTTAGTCTGATAAAAACTCTCACAAGTCTATCTCTAAGTTTATGTTCACCCTAGTTGGTGAGGCTGTTAGTCGGAGAAGtgtgaaacaattttttttattgttaatgaAAAATGAGTATTGCTCTGAATACCACTTGAATAATAACCGCAAGTCCAATAAGAAACACCCGGAGAGAgggtgaatgggtgatttaaaaaaatttaaaacaatatttataaattataacaaaCTTTTCTTACTTTAATAGATATTAgggatatcaaataaataaatggattatACCTGAAATCTTTAGGTATGtacaaaaatgtaaattttaaattttcaggATACTTGTAGTTGTTTAGGgataaagataatataattgTCAATATctgaaatataaatattaagataTGTTAGGGATAATTATAATCACCAAAATAATTACCCTAACAAACTCAATAACAAtctcaacaaatcaatcaaaggaTATCCTAAGAGAAGTTAAGGATAACAATAATTGGTTATTGGTATAACAACCATAACCTCTAAGATAACCAACCCAACAATCTCAATAACCAATTAACCAATCAATCATAAAGTTTATCAAGATCATCAATCATAATATAAGGAGTAATAAAAAGATATGAAATGAGGCAAAagatttttacgtggaaaaccctCACAAacttgtggagataaaaaaccatgaggtctaagacctaccaatctaaatcaactatttgaaatcaagttacacaaattTACTTGACctctttaccctaaagacttactctccagtacctacaacttgatccacgtCCATGACGCAACAACTCCCTATTGCTCTCTAGTAGATCATTTGATCCCTTCGAAGGGATTAAGGTCTTCAACCAACCATTCAAGTAtccaaatccttgaatgagagatcagGAATGGTGTGGCAATAAGGCTTTCTCTCAAGGATTCCATCTAAAGAATAAGAGGTCTCTAAACTCTTAGATCTCTACGATCTCTAATCTCTTAGCCCAAATCTTTAAACCCGAATCTCTAACCCTTAAAGGATTGCaagagaggtatttataggcaaaagctAAAGAGTCATGGTATCTTAAGTTTCAAAATTAAagtttgagtgaaattcatttaaaattcatttctaaACTCAACAAGATTGTCATGACTGCTTGAGTGGATTAGGACCACTTGAGGACTTTGCTTAAGCGAGATTAACTGCTTGAGTAGCCCTTGCtacttttgaaaaatcattttaaaacattttaattccaaaaataatattaaaccttttatacctcaaataagCTTTATATGCCACAAGTCAAAGCTTTTTAGACGTACATGTGACTTTTCAGTTGGAAAAATAACAACCCTTAATCTTTAATAGAGAGCAAGtcattatctaaaaagacttctatgaccaaacaaaattaccaacatataaacaagactcaatgtcctaataGTTAACTTCACTATGGAAGCAAAGTATGTTGCAACTTCTAAAGCAACAAAGGAAGTCGTTTGGCCTAGAATTTTCTCATGGGACTTAGGGTAGTTCTCTTGGTTGTACCACCCTTGATACTATGGGGTGATGACATAGTCTAAAGAACTAAGAAACCATCGAAAAGATAAACAAATGGAGAAGAAGTATCACTTGATATATGCGATAGTATTGAGAGGAGTTGTTGCTATGTAGAAAATAGTTTCTACGAAGAGCTTGGAAAATCCTTTCACCAAAACTTTATCCAATAAAGTCTTTAATAGTCATAGGGATAGCATAGGTGTCAAATGTATATCTAAGATGTTTTAGGGCTAGTGGGAGTTTATTAGGATAGAACCCttgaaagcatgacatgatgtaacaaaataaagtttcattaataaatttatttatcatgaTTTTGGTTTCCTCTTTTAtccttattttcattaattattatttgagcATTCATGCTCTTATTAGTTGTATTGTActtgacttgggtgcattaggagttgcatagaagatccaagtcatgtgTTCCTTATAAGATGATGACCAGTTCATAATTAGGtcatggatttgggtaatcaatctgagactatagtgcactactTTCTAATTAGAGGGGTTACACATTGAACAAGACTTACGGTGGATTATGACATTATCTATCAAGCAATTATGATTCACTAAACTATTATACTACATgaactcttaaccttgagaggaaATTAAGTCTGTGATGAAATTAGTAGGAAACTTTCACCTATGGGTAAACCCTTaaaatggtcatatattccttatggattgggtcactattgattaaGGCAGGTGACAACGGGTAATCATGATAAaaacactatgatatctcatggatttgAGACAAAGTGTCCCTTTGGATGATCCTAACGATATGTGATCACAAAAACTACTATCATAATAATTccttaattaattgaaaattgacaacataataagaggatttgaAACTCAAAGATTGGAGATGTAATGTTGAGAGGTTGATAGCATATATCtcattagattatgaacaccagttcatggggagtctgtATACActagatagtaggtcatagactcAACTTTTGTCTTGTTGTAGTTTCATAAGATATTGAAGTGTGGTTAAATCTTTATAGTTGAAAGTTGGgccaacttcaaaattagattctgAGGGAGCTGGTATTTTTCAATGGGTCTTAGTGATCCTCACTCAAGCATATGTTCTATGGTAGcataattttttaaggttaGTTGGGTTCTTTATTCACATgagtgcataagggcatttggTAAAAACATAAGGCTACACAAGAGCTTGTGAATATTATCTTTAGATTGagttaattcattaattaaaatctaattaggctaattaattaattaagacctaagtggactagattaagtgacccaaccCCAAgatggactcaagtcacttaagcccattgGAAGCCCATATAAACTCCATTTAGGAGTTAGGGCTTCACTTTTGAGAGTTCATCCTTTCTGTTCGCTCAAGAAAGAGAAGAGCTTTAGTTACCAACCCTCTAAGTGGATTCCACCCCCTTGAGTgttaaaattatgaaagaaaGCTATCAAGCAAAAGACTCGTGGTTTGCAAGATCTATGACACCAACAAGACCTCTTCTTCGGATTTGATTTGATTGGGGAACATGCAAATCACATGTATGAATCCTTCTCTCTATATATCTAAAGTTTTGTTGTCATTGCTTCCATTGTGTTTAGATCTAGAGAGCCCTAGGACAGAATAGCATGCATGCTAAGGAATCCAAGGCTAGGAGTGGAATAATACAGGGATTTCAAACCTTGGGTACTATAAAATGTAAAGTCATTGCACTTAAGGACTCAACAAATGGATGATACGCGAACTAGGCAAGCAAGCTCAATCATGCTTACTATTGCAAGTGACTGGGTTCCATAAAATAGTAATGCGTAGAGAACTACAAGACTCCTAGGTATCTTTCTACCCTCCAAAATCAAAAACTCAATATGATTGTCCTGGAAAGAAACTTTGTCTTAAAAGGAATtactcaaaagtttttttattcacCTTGGTTCTGAATGGGTTCTAACTGTCACCAATGACCACCCTATTGATAAAGTGCAATTTGGTTGTAAGATTAGAGTGTGTTAGAGAAGTAAATATTTTGACTTCAATTCAAAAAACATATCTAGATGGGGTGTTGTAGAATgaattcaaaaacattttttgagttCAATTTAAACCACCCTATCTTAATGTGTAGCTAGAATATGCATTTTGAgtacaaattaaagaaaacaatcCGAATGTGGACATTGAAAAAGGATGAAGTTCAAAACCGATTCAAAAACTAAGCAGAAATACCGTGTGCGCAACCTAATTGGATTATAAGATTTAGGTCTTCATTCCTATCATATATAAAACCATGAGGTCTAAGACACATCTTTCAAAAGGTTACAAAAGCAGTGGTTcaatattttgtgaaaaattgtcCATCGTTCAAGACTATTTGTAGTGTCTTCTTCTGCGCATATCCACCTCTTGATTTCAAATGAAAATCACTCAAGTAGCTAGAGACTCAAATCAAGAGCTCGACTTAATTAATCATTGATTTTCAACCTGCAAATCAAGTGCCTGTTTCTGTTttgtttgggaaggttaaaaATACTACCGCAATACTACCAATCTACTTCAACCTCTCATCAATTCTTTGCCCTTCGGAAAATTGATTACGCTGCCGATGGAAAGTAATAAAATGGTGAATGATGGGTCTAAGTTTCTTTGACTGATTGGCGGACTTCTTCCTCTcaccttttttccttttttgagtTGCATGTAACATGCAGATGCCAAGAAACAGCACTCAACAGAGAAGATGAGatggaaatgaaaagaaaaactcaaaatcaaacACTCAGAAAATAGATATTCAAATCTACGTCTCAAAATACAGACTCCATACAATCCAATATAGACCACTCAGCCTCAGAGAGACCCACATCAACAACaacaaaggaaaggaaagaaaataaaccaaCATAGACGCTATCATATACTCCAATATCCAAACTCCTAAACCGCATATCTGAAACGACACCGTTTTAGAGACCCACATATGTCGTCAATTTAAGTACCCTGTTGTCCAGTGTGCTGCTGCCCAAACTGCTCAGCCCTGTCCTTCATCTCCCTTGCCTTGCTTGCCAGCTTCATCCTTGCGCTATCCAGATGATCGGCGCCTGGAGGGTGCCGGCCAGTGACATACCGGTAAATCCATGACAGCACTGTCACGGCGGCGACGCCAAATCCACCGGAGGCCAGAAATCCCAGCACAAGAAAGAACACAGCGATCGCCGCCGGCACCAGAACCGGGCTGAAGATCACAAGCAGAGGGGTGGCGACAGTGAGCGCGATCACCGTTCCGACAAGGGTCAGGCCGGAGAGGACCAGCAACGAACCTCCGGCTGTAGCGGCCGTGGCGGCCTTCACCGCCTGGTAGCTCGGCTGCTGGGGCTGGGGCTGGTGCGGGTGCAGGATGTGGTGCGGCGGTTGGATCTCCGCCATTGCGATGATGGTGATGAGATCGAACAGTTGAGATTGAATCGAAAGGACGAAGATTGAAAATGCAGATGCAGGAGTCCACTGCTTTCTATGGTGGTGTACCAGGTGATATATAGGTGGAAGATGTGAAAAGCGAGGGGGCACGTGTTGTAGAGGGTTGTCACGTGTTCTTTCGCTTCTCATGCAGGGGTTGCATGAAAGGAAATTTCTTCTCTTTGTGCCACGTGGTTTTTTGTCGGCTTCTGAAGTTGTCACTTGAGGGGCTGTGATTTTCTGCAGCTGCGTGTGTATTTTTATCATGGAACGCTCCATGAGATATTACATTTATGCAATTTGGGTGTGTTAGGGAAAGAAGGATATTTCTATggcaaaaatttaaatttaatgtaAATGACAAAATAGTCCTTCTgaccattttctattttttaaataatttttcaataatatataataggtccttgccaaataaaaaataatttaaaaagctttcatttattttaaaaataaaaaatattgatattttcttctctttgtaACTATCTTGTTTTAAAGGTGAAATAAAAcactttattattttgaaagtaatttattttggACATGTCTTTCAAAGTATAGTTCAAAAAAAGGATGTAacatatttgtttttatgtatttttatttttcacttattaaaaagggaaaatagtaTTTATAAAGATATGGACGTGGAAAAATCAATAATAGAAGTGCACTACTTGGATGCATCGTCAGCCATGACAGTCTCCTAAGACTCATCACACTCCAACCCATGCACCACATTACAGCATAATAAATATGCTTAGATTATTGTGATCATTACCTCATAGCCACGCTCGTCTCCTATAGGGGTGGGTgaccaatgatgaaaatatcagtaattaCGAATATATTAGTGCtttgattttacaaatatatcgaaaatattggagaaatatcgatggatattttttcataaatatcggTGGagcgaaaattattcaaaattcataagAATGCTGgcaaaaactctaaaaatgatcaaataagcaaaaatatacattttaaagttattttgtatgTGTAATTAACATAGATATgatcaagaagaaaaacatcCGTAGACAGAGATATATCGGTAGATTTGATACTTggataattttaagaataaatatgaattttggaattgtataaaattagaattgagttaagaaatatttgattttattgaataaaaacaatttatacataaatataatacatatgacattgcaatAGTCATTAgtatcaaaatgaagatcaatgtgATTCCAacatattgttagatgaagggagtccatcttgttgaagacaatatttattttaaaatttttaaaatacttttattaaaacatgttttattacattttaaatgaaaaattaaattaatttatataaaatattttatttgatatttaatttctaaaattttattaaaaatatgtggtaacagctttttctattaatattaatttatttaaataattaaaattattaataatttatcttatcaaattaattttaatttataaaatattagaactttcttaattttttatattatagcaATTTTTGgggtaaaattatatttttaatattttaaaataaaaacatttaaaatttaaataaaattgaaaggataaatatatatatatatatatatatatatatatatatataaaagactgaagtgataataatttttaaaaggaggattaatgagataaatatgaaaagtgttaaaaataaaatgataatataaaaacacGGGTGAAATTTGGGCCATCGGATCGTCACAAATTCAAatctagaaattttttaaaaaaaaaaatttttttaaaaaccccaaaaaattgcccattttttttaggaataatA contains these protein-coding regions:
- the LOC100249321 gene encoding oleosin Cor a 13 produces the protein MAEIQPPHHILHPHQPQPQQPSYQAVKAATAATAGGSLLVLSGLTLVGTVIALTVATPLLVIFSPVLVPAAIAVFFLVLGFLASGGFGVAAVTVLSWIYRYVTGRHPPGADHLDSARMKLASKAREMKDRAEQFGQQHTGQQGT